One part of the Candidatus Saccharimonadales bacterium genome encodes these proteins:
- a CDS encoding glycosyltransferase family 2 protein, whose translation MTDIEIPVGKRTPKYRFFEMLPAIMSYGSLLLPVVLSLINPLYGAIFITAFVIWWFVKAIGMAYRTSQGYNRLERARHVNWRERLEDLENPQIAIGRYESNSDTGGWRRDVHYKNLLDIKSTPKNYLIPSKVLNAVIIPFVNESREVLEPTIKSVLASNYDCKNNLIIILADEARYPDGHKLGEAMVKEYADKCLHMEALSHPQGLPYELIGKGGNITFAGRHLKKYTEKHGIKPENVIVTTLDSDNRPHPEYLASVTYEYIVEPKREHRSFQPIALFMNNIWDAPAPMRVLATGNSFWAIVNSVRPHLLRNFSSHSQGLKSLIKTDFWSVRTIVEDGHQYWRSYFAYDGDYEVTPISIPIYQDAVLESTYLKTLKAQFTQLRRWAYGASDVAYVADKGFRKDRTVPLPGLISRFWRLLESHFSWASASILITFGAWIPLFFGSESGRSIIAHELPQIASQIQSVAIVGLFITMFLALKMLPKRPARYKRHRTLFMLAQWLLMPVTSIVYGSAAAFNSQTRLFLGKYLEKFDLTVKAVKK comes from the coding sequence ATGACAGATATCGAAATTCCAGTAGGTAAACGGACTCCTAAGTATCGGTTTTTTGAGATGTTGCCGGCAATTATGAGCTATGGCTCACTTTTGCTCCCGGTTGTTTTAAGTTTAATTAACCCTCTTTACGGAGCAATTTTTATTACAGCCTTTGTGATATGGTGGTTTGTAAAAGCTATAGGTATGGCCTACAGAACATCGCAGGGCTACAACAGATTAGAGCGGGCTAGGCATGTAAATTGGCGTGAGCGGTTGGAGGACCTAGAGAATCCTCAAATTGCTATTGGTCGCTACGAGTCTAACTCGGACACTGGCGGTTGGCGTCGCGACGTTCACTATAAGAATCTTTTGGATATAAAATCTACTCCAAAAAATTATTTAATTCCGAGTAAAGTACTTAATGCAGTTATCATCCCGTTCGTTAATGAGTCGCGTGAGGTTTTAGAGCCTACCATTAAGTCTGTTTTGGCTAGTAATTATGATTGTAAGAATAACTTAATAATTATTTTGGCAGATGAAGCTCGCTACCCAGATGGCCATAAGCTTGGGGAGGCAATGGTAAAAGAATACGCCGATAAATGTTTGCATATGGAGGCTCTTTCTCATCCTCAAGGTTTACCGTACGAGCTAATAGGCAAAGGGGGTAACATTACTTTTGCCGGCCGACATCTTAAAAAATACACCGAAAAGCATGGGATCAAGCCAGAAAACGTAATTGTAACTACGCTTGACTCCGACAACCGACCACATCCAGAATATCTTGCGAGTGTAACTTACGAGTATATTGTTGAGCCAAAGCGCGAACATCGTTCTTTCCAACCAATCGCACTATTCATGAATAACATTTGGGATGCACCTGCACCAATGCGTGTGCTTGCAACAGGTAATTCATTCTGGGCTATAGTAAATTCGGTGCGGCCACATTTACTTAGAAATTTCTCATCGCATTCGCAGGGGTTGAAATCGTTAATCAAGACCGACTTCTGGAGCGTTCGCACAATCGTCGAAGACGGTCACCAGTATTGGCGCAGCTACTTTGCTTACGATGGCGACTATGAGGTAACCCCAATATCGATCCCGATTTATCAAGATGCGGTTTTAGAGAGTACCTACCTTAAAACCTTAAAAGCACAATTTACGCAGTTAAGACGCTGGGCCTACGGTGCTTCAGACGTAGCTTACGTTGCCGACAAAGGTTTTAGAAAAGATCGAACCGTACCGCTTCCCGGGCTGATAAGTCGTTTTTGGCGCCTGCTCGAAAGTCATTTTAGCTGGGCTTCGGCATCTATATTGATTACTTTTGGTGCCTGGATCCCACTTTTCTTTGGTAGCGAATCCGGCAGAAGTATAATCGCCCATGAACTTCCTCAGATCGCAAGTCAAATTCAATCCGTTGCGATAGTCGGCTTGTTTATAACTATGTTCCTTGCTTTAAAAATGTTGCCAAAAAGGCCTGCGCGTTACAAGCGCCATCGCACGCTTTTTATGCTTGCCCAGTGGTTGCTAATGCCGGTTACAAGTATCGTTTATGGGTCTGCTGCAGCGTTTAATTCTCAAACAAGATTATTCCTTGGTAAGTATCTGGAAAAGTTTGACCTGACCGTGAAAGCTGTAAAAAAATAA